In the genome of Methanomassiliicoccus sp., the window TCGATATTGAAGAGCAGATAAGGAGAATGGACTCGATCGCCGACAAGGTGTACCTGTTCGTCCCTGCGGATCTCAGGATACCATTCGCCGTCCAGGAGATCCTGTTTGGCCGGATCGTGGTCGAACACACCGATTTTGAAATCCTCTCCAACATCGCTGAGGACCTTGGACTCAAGCCGATCACATTCACCATGGATTATCCTGAAAGGGCCTGCTTCGATAACCTCGAGGTCGCCATGGAGCATTACTTCGATTTCTATGGCGTCCCCGATGAGAAGAAGGAGCTGGTGGCTGAAAATCTGAGATCGACCATCCTTCAGAAGGGTGGGCAATTTACAACGAACGGCTCTCGGAATGTTGGGGTCATATGGTGGCAGAACAGCTGAAGGTAAGATTGTTCGGTTCTGCCGAGGTGGACCTCGACAAGGACAGGATCAGAAAGGTCAACGTCAAGAGAATCGCTATCATCGCAGCTCTGGCAGTACTGATGACGGGCCTTATGGCATACTCGGTCACCATAGGTTCGACAACGATCACTCCTTTGCAGGTATACGAGGTTCTTTTAAACCAGGCCATACCTGGCTTGTTCAACATTCCCTACAAGACCGAACAGATCGTCCTTCAGGTGTATGCTCCCCGGGTCCTCATGGCCACCTTCGTCGGGGCGATCCTAGCCATCGCCGGATGTCTTATCCAGACTATCATGAAGAACCCGCTGGCGACCCCTTACACCCTTGGGGTTTCCGGGAGCGCGGCCTTTGGGGCATCCCTATCAATCATCATGGGCATATCTGCGGCAGTGGGGACGTTGGGGACCATAATCAATGCGTTCCTGTTCTCCCTCATACCGGCAGGAGTCATTCTGGCCACCTCTGCACGACGGAACGTCATGCCCAGCACCTTGATACTAGTGGGCATATCGATATCCTACATCTTCACCGCGGCAACCACGATTATGCAGTATTTCGGTGCGGCGGACGCGGTCAAGTCCGCCCTGTTCTGGTCGGTGGGAGACCTCAACAACGCCTCGCTTTGGCAGGTGCCGTACGTTCTGGTCATGCTCATCGCGGTGCTTGTAGGAATGATGTGGTTTGTGAAGGACATCAACATCATGAGGATGGGCGATGACACTGCCCTCTCTCTTGGCGTGAGTGTGAGGAACGTGAGATTGGCCTCCATTCTCATCGCCTGCTTCTCCACGGCAGTGGTGGTCAGTTTCACCGGCGCCATCGGATTCGTCTGCCTTTTAGCCCCTCATATCTCCAGGATGCTTGTGGGCAGCGACCTCAAGTACCTGTTCCCGGCCTCCGCCATCACTGGTGCGCTGCTCCTGTCATCCGCAGATGTCATCGCCAAGGATCTCATCAACCCCGTCATGCTGCCAGTAGGGGCGATAACGGCGCTTATCGGAGGTCCTTTGCTGATCTATCTGCTATTAACTAAACGGGACGCTATGGTAATCTGATGGCCCGACCTCCGCCTAATGAGATGGCGCTGCCCGCCAAACTGACGGGTGTTGCTCGTCCCGAGGTCCTGGATCATCCCATCCGTACCCTGAACGAAGTCCGTACGCAGTGGCCGAGGGCACTATCTCTGGATTTCCAGCATCTCCTCGAGCCTTTCGCTCATGTAACCGTATGCGTCGTTAACGCCTTTGTTGTAGAACTCAGGGGCGATCTTATCGGCAATGAAATTCAGCAACAGACCGGCGGCCAGGTCTCCGATCTCCTCCTCCCGTTCCTTCAGGAAGTATCTTTTGATCTCCGAGACCATGACATCCCTCTTCTCCTTGCTCAGTGTAAGTTTCTCGTCCTTCTTCATCAGCTCTGCATTCCCCTCTTGGTTCTTATATGGAAGCGGCACGGCAAAGGAGATGTCTCGACCACAATGGCCCAATAAGTGGTGATGGAGTAGTAAATCTCGAGATGAGGAGGGCCCCGCGGAGTTACGGAACGGTACCGACGGCAAGGTGCCGGGGTTCCTTCTTGCGTGGGCACCGGCCTCAGCGGCGAGGTCCTCGTCCTCAGTTCGGACTTCGCGGAAACGCGCGGCAGCTCAGGGAAGTGATGGAAGCTTATTGCCTGAGGCCCCCGCCGACGATGTCCATTCATGGGGCAATATTCAAACATGGATTATTTTATTTCTATCAACTAAATAAAATTATACGCAAGCTGCTCCCAACATCGCCTGCCCAACGGGCAGGATAGGACCATGAGAAAGACAATGATCGTAACAACGGTGATGGTGGCCTTGGCCGTGGTGGCCGTGGCCGGGATGGCGGCCTCTCAGGCGCCATCGCAGCAGGGCCCTCAGACCGCCAGCGAGGTCGAGTTGAGGCTGGCCATGCAGCACCTGTGGGAGACCCACGTGCGTGATCTGAACGATCTCATCTTCGCCGTGGCCAACGGTGAGCAGGCGCAGGTGCAGGCGATCCTCAATAAGTCCCTGGAGCATGTGGACATGACCGCCGCCGCCCTGGAGCCGTTCTACGGCCAGCAGAACGCTGCCGCCGTGGA includes:
- a CDS encoding iron ABC transporter permease, giving the protein MAEQLKVRLFGSAEVDLDKDRIRKVNVKRIAIIAALAVLMTGLMAYSVTIGSTTITPLQVYEVLLNQAIPGLFNIPYKTEQIVLQVYAPRVLMATFVGAILAIAGCLIQTIMKNPLATPYTLGVSGSAAFGASLSIIMGISAAVGTLGTIINAFLFSLIPAGVILATSARRNVMPSTLILVGISISYIFTAATTIMQYFGAADAVKSALFWSVGDLNNASLWQVPYVLVMLIAVLVGMMWFVKDINIMRMGDDTALSLGVSVRNVRLASILIACFSTAVVVSFTGAIGFVCLLAPHISRMLVGSDLKYLFPASAITGALLLSSADVIAKDLINPVMLPVGAITALIGGPLLIYLLLTKRDAMVI
- a CDS encoding DUF2164 domain-containing protein, whose translation is MKKDEKLTLSKEKRDVMVSEIKRYFLKEREEEIGDLAAGLLLNFIADKIAPEFYNKGVNDAYGYMSERLEEMLEIQR